The following are encoded together in the Bombus affinis isolate iyBomAffi1 chromosome 6, iyBomAffi1.2, whole genome shotgun sequence genome:
- the LOC126918008 gene encoding nephrin isoform X2: MKEYGMKLSPMRLILIFTIFSTATIVKGEGGQYFRVRPRNSSVLEGGEVMIPCEVGNRVGIVQWVKDGFAYVIQPSGEIVGHSRLRLIGDQNNGIYNLKITDASLTDDGEYQCQVGPYLRIKSIRANAHLVVISRPQKVEISNYPNKKKIEVKVGESRRLECVVRSAKPAASIVWYRGNVQIKGGDTMITPISIEGDKEVQKPGENKKELLKYDTHGSIVIVPTADDNDMDYTCEANHPAIPIDMPLRETIKLSVFYPPGVPVIEGYTEGETVKRGQQLELTCRSRGGNPPAQIVWYRNNEQVRTVYRTEGSFSESVLSLIAKAQDNNARYRCEVSNIMSVEPMKVHADLTVLFAPSGVTITGPTEAKADEQVVITCTTENSNPPADIKWTVDGHNFESNASRTEPAPQGGWITTSNVTFNINRTSRNIVVICDASNVKLTENVVRTHTITVIYPPSRLVITGYEEGTTIDAGTVLRLMCTATSGNPLATLSWYKNDKKIQGTTRTRDHAVSSELTILVNASDNNARIRCEAANSATEIPLLKMLVLKVNFPPEKVKISREPQNLHAGQEGRIICESSSSNPAAEMSWWKGGIPVQGTKNGTKPGLHGGFLSFVELTLDVTEEMNGEVYTCQARNNQMDRSIHDATTLDVLYKPIFSSIEPYELIGMEAEPFVISVSAMGNPNEIRYTWTRDGLPLVSNSRRISVRASTLNITKLDRHDAGTYICEATNEEGTTFYQLNLTVQYSAKIKRTSTSGIVYPPGIEAKLFCEVDGSPIGDEYVTWQKVGSNSELSGRYSTSFINKTSYLHIENPDQEDVGEYQCKVNNGIGNVTSEPILFVTNFKPQMMNTPLTRRAAANKGINVYLYCKARGSPLPRFSWTFNGKTLLPNVTEHKYGITHTDLSELISESSLSIFRVTSHDYGKYECRAMNKMGQSTDIIHLDVTSPPDKPTDLEVYNVTHDSVTLMWKRGFEGGLPTSYQIRWRQALDYEDRYHYLDVSPGEYKTTITALSLGTYYVFSVKAINEKGDSGFLPDLVKVQTLREAPPTDVTSSEINSSYMIVIIITVSASVCLLIAASIAFATLKSKKKAQHSGINKSQTADMYAPSTVNGDTMTGELSSVSDEKSDVNFDTNDYVDEGRKTAASTYLIDQTIQDFGKGNMEMQVHHQGTLGRRSNHIQPPMSMDSPPQRTTASGTLSVSKSSYIGNPSPAPPNDVNFYSVEIDNGRYMGYETNHSPIPVVGEPGSGSYYTSMSPTGHMMSSHMGSGTSTLTRSRTLPRPVPPPDVTVMTAGSKSPIPPSVPPPPTTFARSVSSNAHTHGHPLSTFTPTPAYSDIDGHLV, from the exons CACGACCGCAAAAAGTGGAGATCAGCAACTACCCGAACAAGAAGAAGATCGAGGTGAAAGTTGGCGAGTCCCGTCGTTTGGAATGCGTTGTTCGATCAGCGAAACCAGCCGCCTCGATCGTCTGGTATCGTGGAAACGTTCAGATCAAAGGAGGTGACACGATGATTACCCCGATTTCTATCGAGGGTG ACAAAGAAGTACAGAAGCCCGGTGAAAACAAGAAGGAATTGCTGAAATACGACACTCATGGTTCCATCGTCATTGTACCAACCGCTGACGACAATGATATGGATTATACATGCGAAGCAAATCATCCTGCCATACCTATCGACATGCCCTTAAGAGAAACCATTAAACTCTCCGTCTTTT ATCCACCCGGCGTGCCGGTTATCGAAGGATACACCGAGGGAGAGACTGTGAAACGTGGACAACAATTGGAGCTAACCTGTCGATCCCGAGGCGGAAATCCGCCCGCGCAGATCGTCTGGTACAGAAACAACGAACAGGTTAGGACCGTGTATCGAACCGAGGGTAGCTTTTCTGAAAGCGTGTTGTCGCTCATCGCGAAGGCTCAAGACAATAACGCGAGGTACAGATGCGAAGTGTCCAACATTATGAGCGTGGAGCCTATGAAGGTGCACGCAGATCTCACTGTGCTTT TCGCGCCATCCGGAGTGACGATCACGGGGCCCACGGAAGCAAAGGCGGACGAACAAGTGGTGATCACCTGCACCACGGAGAACTCGAATCCTCCGGCAGATATCAAATGGACTGTGgatggtcacaatttcgaaaGCAACGCCTCTAGAACCGAGCCAGCCCCTCAAGGCGGCTGGATCACCACCTCGAACGTAACTTTCAACATAAATCGCACGAGTCGCAATATCGTGGTGATATGCGACGCGTCCAATGTCAAGCTGACCGAAAACGTCGTCAGAACGCACACCATAACCGTGATTT ATCCGCCGTCGAGGCTTGTCATCACGGGTTACGAAGAAGGGACGACGATCGACGCTGGCACAGTGCTCAGATTGATGTGCACCGCCACTTCCGGAAATCCACTCGCCACGTTGAGTTGgtacaaaaatgataaaaag ATACAAGGAACCACGAGAACGCGAGATCACGCGGTTTCCAGCGAGCTAACGATACTCGTAAACGCATCCGACAATAACGCGCGCATACGATGCGAAGCAGCGAATTCCGCAACAGAAATTCCTCTCCTCAAAATGCTCGTCCTCAAAGTGAACT TTCCGCCTGAGAAAGTGAAGATCAGCCGCGAGCCGCAAAATCTGCACGCGGGCCAAGAGGGCCGTATCATTTGCGAATCGAGCAGCAGTAATCCGGCAGCGGAGATGTCGTGGTGGAAGGGCGGTATCCCCGTGCAGGGCACCAAAAATGGCACTAAGCCCGGCTTACACGGTGGATTTCTGTCGTTCGTTGAGCTCACGTTGGATGTTACGGAAGAAATGAACGGAGAGGTGTACACGTGTCAGGCGAGAAACAATCAAATGGACAGGTCTATTCACGATGCCACCACCCTCGACGTATTGT ACAAGCCGATATTCTCCTCGATCGAACCTTACGAATTGATTGGAATGGAGGCTGAACCTTTCGTGATTTCTGTTTCTGCTATGGGAAATCCTAATGAGATAAGGTACACGTGGACTAGGGATGGTTTACCATTGGTCAGCAATAGCAGAAGGATATCTGTTCGCGCTTCTACCTTAAATATCACTAAATTGGATCGTCACGATGCTGGAACTTATATTTGTGAAGCAACTAACGAGGAGGGAACGACGTTTTATCAATTGAACTTAACTGTACAAT ACTCTGCAAAAATTAAACGCACCTCGACGTCAGGGATAGTGTATCCTCCTGGAATCGAAGCGAAATTGTTCTGCGAAGTGGATGGCAGCCCCATAGGAGACGAGTATGTCACATGGCAGAAAGTTGGCTCCAACTCGGAGCTCTCTGGTCGATATTCTACCTCTTTTATCAACAAAACTTCTTATCTCCACATCGAAAACCCTGATCAGGAAGACGTCGGAGAATATCAGTGCAAAGTTAACAATGGAATCGGAAACGTTACCTCCGAACCTATACTTTTCGTTACAAACT TTAAACCACAAATGATGAACACACCGTTGACGAGAAGAGCAGCAGCAAATAAAGGGATAAACGTGTACTTGTACTGCAAAGCTCGAGGTTCCCCTTTGCCACGATTCTCCTGGACATTTAATGGAAAAACTTTACTACCTAATGTTACAGAGCATAAATATGGCATTACCCACACTGAC CTAAGCGAATTAATTTCCGAGTCGTCGCTGTCCATTTTCCGCGTGACGTCGCACGATTACGGGAAATACGAGTGCCGTGCGATGAACAAAATGGGACAGTCGACGGATATCATACACCTGGACGTGACGTCGCCGCCAGACAAGCCGACCGACCTCGAGGTCTATAACGTCACCCATGACTCCGTCACCCTAATGTGGAAAAGAGGATTCGAAGGCGGTTTGCCAACCTCCTATCAGATACGTTGGCGACAAGCTCTCGACTATGAGGATCGATATCACTATCTGGATGTATCACCGGGAGAATATAAAACCACGATAACGGCATTGTCCCTCGGAACTTACTATGTGTTCAGCGTAAAAGCCATTAACGAAAAGGGGGACAGCGGCTTTCTACCGGACCTAGTCAAAGTTCAGACGCTAC GGGAGGCTCCACCTACCGACGTGACATCCAGCGAGATTAATTCTTCCTACATGATCGTCATTATCATCACTGTTTCTGCCTCTGTTTGCCTACTCATTGCTGCGTCCATAGCCTTTGCTACATTAAAATCGAAAAAGAAGGCCCAACATTCCG GAATAAACAAATCACAAACAGCGGATATGTACGCACCATCAACCGTGAATGGAGACACCATGACCGGCGAGTTAAGTTCGGTTTCCGATGAGAAGAGCGACGTTAACTTCGACACTAACGATTACGTG GACGAAGGACGAAAAACCGCAGCTAGCACGTATTTGATAGATCAAACTATACAAGATTTTGGGAAAGGGAACATGGAGATGCAGGTACATCATCAAGGAACTCTTGGTCGCCGTAGCAACCACATTCAACCACCGATGAGTATGGATTCACCGCCGCAGAGAACAACGGCCAGTGGTACACTTTCTG TTTCAAAATCGAGTTACATCGGAAACCCCAGCCCAGCGCCGCCGAACGACGTGAACTTTTACAGTGTGGAGATCGACAATGGCCGCTACATGGGCTACGAAACGAATCATAGTCCGATTCCGGTGGTTGGTGAACCAGGCTCGGGTAGTTATTATACATCCATGAGTCCGACCGGACATATGATGTCGAGCCACATGGGCAGCGGGACTAGCACGCTGACACGTAGCAGGACCCTACCACGTCCAGTCCCGCCACCGGATGTAACCGTGATGACCGCTGGCTCAAAATCACCGATACCACCATCGGTACCTCCACCACCTACCACTTTCGCTCGGTCGGTATCCAGCAACGCGCACACTCATGGCCACCCATTATCAACATTCACCCCTACACCAGCTTATTCTGATATCGATGGCCATCTTGTCTGA
- the LOC126918008 gene encoding nephrin isoform X1 produces the protein MKEYGMKLSPMRLILIFTIFSTATIVKGEGGQYFRVRPRNSSVLEGGEVMIPCEVGNRVGIVQWVKDGFAYVIQPSGEIVGHSRLRLIGDQNNGIYNLKITDASLTDDGEYQCQVGPYLRIKSIRANAHLVVISRPQKVEISNYPNKKKIEVKVGESRRLECVVRSAKPAASIVWYRGNVQIKGGDTMITPISIEGDKEVQKPGENKKELLKYDTHGSIVIVPTADDNDMDYTCEANHPAIPIDMPLRETIKLSVFYPPGVPVIEGYTEGETVKRGQQLELTCRSRGGNPPAQIVWYRNNEQVRTVYRTEGSFSESVLSLIAKAQDNNARYRCEVSNIMSVEPMKVHADLTVLFAPSGVTITGPTEAKADEQVVITCTTENSNPPADIKWTVDGHNFESNASRTEPAPQGGWITTSNVTFNINRTSRNIVVICDASNVKLTENVVRTHTITVIYPPSRLVITGYEEGTTIDAGTVLRLMCTATSGNPLATLSWYKNDKKIQGTTRTRDHAVSSELTILVNASDNNARIRCEAANSATEIPLLKMLVLKVNFPPEKVKISREPQNLHAGQEGRIICESSSSNPAAEMSWWKGGIPVQGTKNGTKPGLHGGFLSFVELTLDVTEEMNGEVYTCQARNNQMDRSIHDATTLDVLYKPIFSSIEPYELIGMEAEPFVISVSAMGNPNEIRYTWTRDGLPLVSNSRRISVRASTLNITKLDRHDAGTYICEATNEEGTTFYQLNLTVQYSAKIKRTSTSGIVYPPGIEAKLFCEVDGSPIGDEYVTWQKVGSNSELSGRYSTSFINKTSYLHIENPDQEDVGEYQCKVNNGIGNVTSEPILFVTNFKPQMMNTPLTRRAAANKGINVYLYCKARGSPLPRFSWTFNGKTLLPNVTEHKYGITHTDLSELISESSLSIFRVTSHDYGKYECRAMNKMGQSTDIIHLDVTSPPDKPTDLEVYNVTHDSVTLMWKRGFEGGLPTSYQIRWRQALDYEDRYHYLDVSPGEYKTTITALSLGTYYVFSVKAINEKGDSGFLPDLVKVQTLRPNNAENLPDVLSEKGDFTMNYIYTFAATSLIFLIINIFIIALWYIMRKRNKSRINKSQTADMYAPSTVNGDTMTGELSSVSDEKSDVNFDTNDYVDEGRKTAASTYLIDQTIQDFGKGNMEMQVHHQGTLGRRSNHIQPPMSMDSPPQRTTASGTLSVSKSSYIGNPSPAPPNDVNFYSVEIDNGRYMGYETNHSPIPVVGEPGSGSYYTSMSPTGHMMSSHMGSGTSTLTRSRTLPRPVPPPDVTVMTAGSKSPIPPSVPPPPTTFARSVSSNAHTHGHPLSTFTPTPAYSDIDGHLV, from the exons CACGACCGCAAAAAGTGGAGATCAGCAACTACCCGAACAAGAAGAAGATCGAGGTGAAAGTTGGCGAGTCCCGTCGTTTGGAATGCGTTGTTCGATCAGCGAAACCAGCCGCCTCGATCGTCTGGTATCGTGGAAACGTTCAGATCAAAGGAGGTGACACGATGATTACCCCGATTTCTATCGAGGGTG ACAAAGAAGTACAGAAGCCCGGTGAAAACAAGAAGGAATTGCTGAAATACGACACTCATGGTTCCATCGTCATTGTACCAACCGCTGACGACAATGATATGGATTATACATGCGAAGCAAATCATCCTGCCATACCTATCGACATGCCCTTAAGAGAAACCATTAAACTCTCCGTCTTTT ATCCACCCGGCGTGCCGGTTATCGAAGGATACACCGAGGGAGAGACTGTGAAACGTGGACAACAATTGGAGCTAACCTGTCGATCCCGAGGCGGAAATCCGCCCGCGCAGATCGTCTGGTACAGAAACAACGAACAGGTTAGGACCGTGTATCGAACCGAGGGTAGCTTTTCTGAAAGCGTGTTGTCGCTCATCGCGAAGGCTCAAGACAATAACGCGAGGTACAGATGCGAAGTGTCCAACATTATGAGCGTGGAGCCTATGAAGGTGCACGCAGATCTCACTGTGCTTT TCGCGCCATCCGGAGTGACGATCACGGGGCCCACGGAAGCAAAGGCGGACGAACAAGTGGTGATCACCTGCACCACGGAGAACTCGAATCCTCCGGCAGATATCAAATGGACTGTGgatggtcacaatttcgaaaGCAACGCCTCTAGAACCGAGCCAGCCCCTCAAGGCGGCTGGATCACCACCTCGAACGTAACTTTCAACATAAATCGCACGAGTCGCAATATCGTGGTGATATGCGACGCGTCCAATGTCAAGCTGACCGAAAACGTCGTCAGAACGCACACCATAACCGTGATTT ATCCGCCGTCGAGGCTTGTCATCACGGGTTACGAAGAAGGGACGACGATCGACGCTGGCACAGTGCTCAGATTGATGTGCACCGCCACTTCCGGAAATCCACTCGCCACGTTGAGTTGgtacaaaaatgataaaaag ATACAAGGAACCACGAGAACGCGAGATCACGCGGTTTCCAGCGAGCTAACGATACTCGTAAACGCATCCGACAATAACGCGCGCATACGATGCGAAGCAGCGAATTCCGCAACAGAAATTCCTCTCCTCAAAATGCTCGTCCTCAAAGTGAACT TTCCGCCTGAGAAAGTGAAGATCAGCCGCGAGCCGCAAAATCTGCACGCGGGCCAAGAGGGCCGTATCATTTGCGAATCGAGCAGCAGTAATCCGGCAGCGGAGATGTCGTGGTGGAAGGGCGGTATCCCCGTGCAGGGCACCAAAAATGGCACTAAGCCCGGCTTACACGGTGGATTTCTGTCGTTCGTTGAGCTCACGTTGGATGTTACGGAAGAAATGAACGGAGAGGTGTACACGTGTCAGGCGAGAAACAATCAAATGGACAGGTCTATTCACGATGCCACCACCCTCGACGTATTGT ACAAGCCGATATTCTCCTCGATCGAACCTTACGAATTGATTGGAATGGAGGCTGAACCTTTCGTGATTTCTGTTTCTGCTATGGGAAATCCTAATGAGATAAGGTACACGTGGACTAGGGATGGTTTACCATTGGTCAGCAATAGCAGAAGGATATCTGTTCGCGCTTCTACCTTAAATATCACTAAATTGGATCGTCACGATGCTGGAACTTATATTTGTGAAGCAACTAACGAGGAGGGAACGACGTTTTATCAATTGAACTTAACTGTACAAT ACTCTGCAAAAATTAAACGCACCTCGACGTCAGGGATAGTGTATCCTCCTGGAATCGAAGCGAAATTGTTCTGCGAAGTGGATGGCAGCCCCATAGGAGACGAGTATGTCACATGGCAGAAAGTTGGCTCCAACTCGGAGCTCTCTGGTCGATATTCTACCTCTTTTATCAACAAAACTTCTTATCTCCACATCGAAAACCCTGATCAGGAAGACGTCGGAGAATATCAGTGCAAAGTTAACAATGGAATCGGAAACGTTACCTCCGAACCTATACTTTTCGTTACAAACT TTAAACCACAAATGATGAACACACCGTTGACGAGAAGAGCAGCAGCAAATAAAGGGATAAACGTGTACTTGTACTGCAAAGCTCGAGGTTCCCCTTTGCCACGATTCTCCTGGACATTTAATGGAAAAACTTTACTACCTAATGTTACAGAGCATAAATATGGCATTACCCACACTGAC CTAAGCGAATTAATTTCCGAGTCGTCGCTGTCCATTTTCCGCGTGACGTCGCACGATTACGGGAAATACGAGTGCCGTGCGATGAACAAAATGGGACAGTCGACGGATATCATACACCTGGACGTGACGTCGCCGCCAGACAAGCCGACCGACCTCGAGGTCTATAACGTCACCCATGACTCCGTCACCCTAATGTGGAAAAGAGGATTCGAAGGCGGTTTGCCAACCTCCTATCAGATACGTTGGCGACAAGCTCTCGACTATGAGGATCGATATCACTATCTGGATGTATCACCGGGAGAATATAAAACCACGATAACGGCATTGTCCCTCGGAACTTACTATGTGTTCAGCGTAAAAGCCATTAACGAAAAGGGGGACAGCGGCTTTCTACCGGACCTAGTCAAAGTTCAGACGCTAC GACCGAATAACGCGGAGAACCTGCCGGACGTTCTCTCGGAAAAAGGGGATTTTACAATGAATTATATCTATACGTTCGCAGCAACCTCCCTCATCTTTTTAATCATTAATATCTTCATCATCGCGTTGTGGTACATTATGAGAAAGCGAAATAAATCTC GAATAAACAAATCACAAACAGCGGATATGTACGCACCATCAACCGTGAATGGAGACACCATGACCGGCGAGTTAAGTTCGGTTTCCGATGAGAAGAGCGACGTTAACTTCGACACTAACGATTACGTG GACGAAGGACGAAAAACCGCAGCTAGCACGTATTTGATAGATCAAACTATACAAGATTTTGGGAAAGGGAACATGGAGATGCAGGTACATCATCAAGGAACTCTTGGTCGCCGTAGCAACCACATTCAACCACCGATGAGTATGGATTCACCGCCGCAGAGAACAACGGCCAGTGGTACACTTTCTG TTTCAAAATCGAGTTACATCGGAAACCCCAGCCCAGCGCCGCCGAACGACGTGAACTTTTACAGTGTGGAGATCGACAATGGCCGCTACATGGGCTACGAAACGAATCATAGTCCGATTCCGGTGGTTGGTGAACCAGGCTCGGGTAGTTATTATACATCCATGAGTCCGACCGGACATATGATGTCGAGCCACATGGGCAGCGGGACTAGCACGCTGACACGTAGCAGGACCCTACCACGTCCAGTCCCGCCACCGGATGTAACCGTGATGACCGCTGGCTCAAAATCACCGATACCACCATCGGTACCTCCACCACCTACCACTTTCGCTCGGTCGGTATCCAGCAACGCGCACACTCATGGCCACCCATTATCAACATTCACCCCTACACCAGCTTATTCTGATATCGATGGCCATCTTGTCTGA
- the LOC126918008 gene encoding nephrin isoform X3 encodes MIPCEVGNRVGIVQWVKDGFAYVIQPSGEIVGHSRLRLIGDQNNGIYNLKITDASLTDDGEYQCQVGPYLRIKSIRANAHLVVISRPQKVEISNYPNKKKIEVKVGESRRLECVVRSAKPAASIVWYRGNVQIKGGDTMITPISIEGDKEVQKPGENKKELLKYDTHGSIVIVPTADDNDMDYTCEANHPAIPIDMPLRETIKLSVFYPPGVPVIEGYTEGETVKRGQQLELTCRSRGGNPPAQIVWYRNNEQVRTVYRTEGSFSESVLSLIAKAQDNNARYRCEVSNIMSVEPMKVHADLTVLFAPSGVTITGPTEAKADEQVVITCTTENSNPPADIKWTVDGHNFESNASRTEPAPQGGWITTSNVTFNINRTSRNIVVICDASNVKLTENVVRTHTITVIYPPSRLVITGYEEGTTIDAGTVLRLMCTATSGNPLATLSWYKNDKKIQGTTRTRDHAVSSELTILVNASDNNARIRCEAANSATEIPLLKMLVLKVNFPPEKVKISREPQNLHAGQEGRIICESSSSNPAAEMSWWKGGIPVQGTKNGTKPGLHGGFLSFVELTLDVTEEMNGEVYTCQARNNQMDRSIHDATTLDVLYKPIFSSIEPYELIGMEAEPFVISVSAMGNPNEIRYTWTRDGLPLVSNSRRISVRASTLNITKLDRHDAGTYICEATNEEGTTFYQLNLTVQYSAKIKRTSTSGIVYPPGIEAKLFCEVDGSPIGDEYVTWQKVGSNSELSGRYSTSFINKTSYLHIENPDQEDVGEYQCKVNNGIGNVTSEPILFVTNFKPQMMNTPLTRRAAANKGINVYLYCKARGSPLPRFSWTFNGKTLLPNVTEHKYGITHTDLSELISESSLSIFRVTSHDYGKYECRAMNKMGQSTDIIHLDVTSPPDKPTDLEVYNVTHDSVTLMWKRGFEGGLPTSYQIRWRQALDYEDRYHYLDVSPGEYKTTITALSLGTYYVFSVKAINEKGDSGFLPDLVKVQTLRPNNAENLPDVLSEKGDFTMNYIYTFAATSLIFLIINIFIIALWYIMRKRNKSRINKSQTADMYAPSTVNGDTMTGELSSVSDEKSDVNFDTNDYVDEGRKTAASTYLIDQTIQDFGKGNMEMQVHHQGTLGRRSNHIQPPMSMDSPPQRTTASGTLSVSKSSYIGNPSPAPPNDVNFYSVEIDNGRYMGYETNHSPIPVVGEPGSGSYYTSMSPTGHMMSSHMGSGTSTLTRSRTLPRPVPPPDVTVMTAGSKSPIPPSVPPPPTTFARSVSSNAHTHGHPLSTFTPTPAYSDIDGHLV; translated from the exons CACGACCGCAAAAAGTGGAGATCAGCAACTACCCGAACAAGAAGAAGATCGAGGTGAAAGTTGGCGAGTCCCGTCGTTTGGAATGCGTTGTTCGATCAGCGAAACCAGCCGCCTCGATCGTCTGGTATCGTGGAAACGTTCAGATCAAAGGAGGTGACACGATGATTACCCCGATTTCTATCGAGGGTG ACAAAGAAGTACAGAAGCCCGGTGAAAACAAGAAGGAATTGCTGAAATACGACACTCATGGTTCCATCGTCATTGTACCAACCGCTGACGACAATGATATGGATTATACATGCGAAGCAAATCATCCTGCCATACCTATCGACATGCCCTTAAGAGAAACCATTAAACTCTCCGTCTTTT ATCCACCCGGCGTGCCGGTTATCGAAGGATACACCGAGGGAGAGACTGTGAAACGTGGACAACAATTGGAGCTAACCTGTCGATCCCGAGGCGGAAATCCGCCCGCGCAGATCGTCTGGTACAGAAACAACGAACAGGTTAGGACCGTGTATCGAACCGAGGGTAGCTTTTCTGAAAGCGTGTTGTCGCTCATCGCGAAGGCTCAAGACAATAACGCGAGGTACAGATGCGAAGTGTCCAACATTATGAGCGTGGAGCCTATGAAGGTGCACGCAGATCTCACTGTGCTTT TCGCGCCATCCGGAGTGACGATCACGGGGCCCACGGAAGCAAAGGCGGACGAACAAGTGGTGATCACCTGCACCACGGAGAACTCGAATCCTCCGGCAGATATCAAATGGACTGTGgatggtcacaatttcgaaaGCAACGCCTCTAGAACCGAGCCAGCCCCTCAAGGCGGCTGGATCACCACCTCGAACGTAACTTTCAACATAAATCGCACGAGTCGCAATATCGTGGTGATATGCGACGCGTCCAATGTCAAGCTGACCGAAAACGTCGTCAGAACGCACACCATAACCGTGATTT ATCCGCCGTCGAGGCTTGTCATCACGGGTTACGAAGAAGGGACGACGATCGACGCTGGCACAGTGCTCAGATTGATGTGCACCGCCACTTCCGGAAATCCACTCGCCACGTTGAGTTGgtacaaaaatgataaaaag ATACAAGGAACCACGAGAACGCGAGATCACGCGGTTTCCAGCGAGCTAACGATACTCGTAAACGCATCCGACAATAACGCGCGCATACGATGCGAAGCAGCGAATTCCGCAACAGAAATTCCTCTCCTCAAAATGCTCGTCCTCAAAGTGAACT TTCCGCCTGAGAAAGTGAAGATCAGCCGCGAGCCGCAAAATCTGCACGCGGGCCAAGAGGGCCGTATCATTTGCGAATCGAGCAGCAGTAATCCGGCAGCGGAGATGTCGTGGTGGAAGGGCGGTATCCCCGTGCAGGGCACCAAAAATGGCACTAAGCCCGGCTTACACGGTGGATTTCTGTCGTTCGTTGAGCTCACGTTGGATGTTACGGAAGAAATGAACGGAGAGGTGTACACGTGTCAGGCGAGAAACAATCAAATGGACAGGTCTATTCACGATGCCACCACCCTCGACGTATTGT ACAAGCCGATATTCTCCTCGATCGAACCTTACGAATTGATTGGAATGGAGGCTGAACCTTTCGTGATTTCTGTTTCTGCTATGGGAAATCCTAATGAGATAAGGTACACGTGGACTAGGGATGGTTTACCATTGGTCAGCAATAGCAGAAGGATATCTGTTCGCGCTTCTACCTTAAATATCACTAAATTGGATCGTCACGATGCTGGAACTTATATTTGTGAAGCAACTAACGAGGAGGGAACGACGTTTTATCAATTGAACTTAACTGTACAAT ACTCTGCAAAAATTAAACGCACCTCGACGTCAGGGATAGTGTATCCTCCTGGAATCGAAGCGAAATTGTTCTGCGAAGTGGATGGCAGCCCCATAGGAGACGAGTATGTCACATGGCAGAAAGTTGGCTCCAACTCGGAGCTCTCTGGTCGATATTCTACCTCTTTTATCAACAAAACTTCTTATCTCCACATCGAAAACCCTGATCAGGAAGACGTCGGAGAATATCAGTGCAAAGTTAACAATGGAATCGGAAACGTTACCTCCGAACCTATACTTTTCGTTACAAACT TTAAACCACAAATGATGAACACACCGTTGACGAGAAGAGCAGCAGCAAATAAAGGGATAAACGTGTACTTGTACTGCAAAGCTCGAGGTTCCCCTTTGCCACGATTCTCCTGGACATTTAATGGAAAAACTTTACTACCTAATGTTACAGAGCATAAATATGGCATTACCCACACTGAC CTAAGCGAATTAATTTCCGAGTCGTCGCTGTCCATTTTCCGCGTGACGTCGCACGATTACGGGAAATACGAGTGCCGTGCGATGAACAAAATGGGACAGTCGACGGATATCATACACCTGGACGTGACGTCGCCGCCAGACAAGCCGACCGACCTCGAGGTCTATAACGTCACCCATGACTCCGTCACCCTAATGTGGAAAAGAGGATTCGAAGGCGGTTTGCCAACCTCCTATCAGATACGTTGGCGACAAGCTCTCGACTATGAGGATCGATATCACTATCTGGATGTATCACCGGGAGAATATAAAACCACGATAACGGCATTGTCCCTCGGAACTTACTATGTGTTCAGCGTAAAAGCCATTAACGAAAAGGGGGACAGCGGCTTTCTACCGGACCTAGTCAAAGTTCAGACGCTAC GACCGAATAACGCGGAGAACCTGCCGGACGTTCTCTCGGAAAAAGGGGATTTTACAATGAATTATATCTATACGTTCGCAGCAACCTCCCTCATCTTTTTAATCATTAATATCTTCATCATCGCGTTGTGGTACATTATGAGAAAGCGAAATAAATCTC GAATAAACAAATCACAAACAGCGGATATGTACGCACCATCAACCGTGAATGGAGACACCATGACCGGCGAGTTAAGTTCGGTTTCCGATGAGAAGAGCGACGTTAACTTCGACACTAACGATTACGTG GACGAAGGACGAAAAACCGCAGCTAGCACGTATTTGATAGATCAAACTATACAAGATTTTGGGAAAGGGAACATGGAGATGCAGGTACATCATCAAGGAACTCTTGGTCGCCGTAGCAACCACATTCAACCACCGATGAGTATGGATTCACCGCCGCAGAGAACAACGGCCAGTGGTACACTTTCTG TTTCAAAATCGAGTTACATCGGAAACCCCAGCCCAGCGCCGCCGAACGACGTGAACTTTTACAGTGTGGAGATCGACAATGGCCGCTACATGGGCTACGAAACGAATCATAGTCCGATTCCGGTGGTTGGTGAACCAGGCTCGGGTAGTTATTATACATCCATGAGTCCGACCGGACATATGATGTCGAGCCACATGGGCAGCGGGACTAGCACGCTGACACGTAGCAGGACCCTACCACGTCCAGTCCCGCCACCGGATGTAACCGTGATGACCGCTGGCTCAAAATCACCGATACCACCATCGGTACCTCCACCACCTACCACTTTCGCTCGGTCGGTATCCAGCAACGCGCACACTCATGGCCACCCATTATCAACATTCACCCCTACACCAGCTTATTCTGATATCGATGGCCATCTTGTCTGA